Proteins found in one Aethina tumida isolate Nest 87 chromosome 1, icAetTumi1.1, whole genome shotgun sequence genomic segment:
- the LOC109599706 gene encoding arrestin domain-containing protein 3, giving the protein MSCQISLFNYNGCYKGGDSITGVVQAHFNGVKDIRGVKIIFKCVESTRWVEHRTHHNNRRRRTERHSVTYTGHNEIIRNEIWLHGECHIGPGTFKWPFTFNLPMNVPSSFKGEYGGVEYTLKAKVDRPYKSDYEFKATIMVFSPIDFNVLSPSFREPRQTGTEKTLCCFCCKSGHISFEMYLEKYGFVIGEHINLRVLVTNLSSSNITNLNFKLSQIIESKVTHPSTKCRHNKMVLAKVTRPGVGAHGQNEFNVQLPVPTHVIIPNFLLCNLFKASYSLKGSCEIDGFHQDLNLEMFPLIGHIKHRQPTDMPQPYEIPPCHYSQGSTTQGWVSSVVNVGGDPQQPPPIGFGETKTVLPQHPPAMPTAPQDDSVGLAGPSTPNLNPPSYKELIDL; this is encoded by the exons ATGTCTTGCCAAATAAGTTTATTCAACTACAATGGATGTTATAAAGGTGGTGACTCAATAACTGGAGTAGTGCAAGCACATTTCAACGGTGTCAAAGACATAAGAG gtgttaaaataatttttaaatgtgtggAATCGACAAGATGGGTTGAACATCGAACTCACCACAATAATAGAAGAAGAAGAACCGAAAGACATAGTGTAACGTACACTGGACACAATGAAATCATACGAAATGAAATATGGTTACATGGTGAATGCCACATTGGACCTGGCACCTTTAAGTGGCCCTTCACTTTCAACTTACCAATGAACGTACCTTCATCTTTTAAAGGAGAATATGGTGGTGTAGAGTACACGTTAAAGGCTAAAGTAGACAGACCATATAAATCAGATTATGAATTCAAAGCCACTATAATGGTATTTTCTCCAATCGATTTCAATGTTCTATCACCAAGTTTTAGA GAACCTCGGCAAACAGGTACAGAAAAGACGCTTTGTTGCTTCTGCTGCAAAAGTGGCCACATCAGTTTCGAAATGTATTTGGAGAAATACGGCTTCGTGATTGGTGAACACATCAATTTAAGGGTCCTTGTTACGAACCTTTCCTCCTCCAACATAACCAATCTGAATTTCAAACTCAGCCAGATAATCGAGTCAAAGGTGACTCACCCATCAACAAAATGCAGGCACAACAAAATGGTTCTAGCTAAAGTTACACGTCCGGGTGTCGGAGCTCATGGACAAAATGAATTCAACGTACAACTCCCCGTACCCACTCACGTAATAATACCAAATTTCCTGTTGTGCAACTTGTTTAAGGCGTCATATTCCCTTAAG GGGAGCTGCGAAATTGACGGTTTCCACCAGGACTTAAATCTGGAAATGTTCCCCTTGATTGGTCACATCAAACACAGGCAGCCAACCGATATGCCTCAACCATACGAGATTCCACCGTGTCACTACTCTCAAGGAAGCACGACCCAAGGTTGGGTCTCCTCGGTTGTGAACGTAGGAGGTGACCCACAGCAACCTCCGCCAATTGGTTTTGGGGAAACCAAGACTGTGTTGCCTCAACATCCACCTGCAATGCCCACGGCGCCGCAAGATGATTCTGTTGGTTTAGCTGGTCCGAGTACCCCTAATTTGA ACCCGCCTTCCTACAAGGAATTAATCGATTTGTAA
- the LOC109599707 gene encoding arrestin domain-containing protein 5, with protein sequence MSCQISLFNYSGCYRTGETITGVVEAHFNVQKTIKGVKIRLKCVESTSWEESSSTYNSTTKTDETTTTNYSGHNELLRNEIWLYRDSHIGPGSFKWPFSFNLPQNLPSSYKGIYGKIEYLLKATVDRNYRFLYESKANIVVFSPVYLHALSPYFDEPHQTAAEKTLGFFCCKKGIVKFEMHLPKRGFVVGENICIRVVVTNLSKVNIKNLKFKLVQTNKSKATHPRTEYKCNRVTLAKHTDKGIGAHGEHDFIVQLLVPTDKIIPNFLYAGLFESSYTIEGSCVFDGFHTNLKLEIVPFIGHQKYPQENASQSYIPPCHLQQTNTNQTWITKTETVGDLPPPYEPDPFTQSSNKIGFHEGVTVPSAPYESDMPSVHLSIKY encoded by the exons ATGTCTTGCCAAATATCTTTGTTTAACTATAGTGGTTGTTACAGAACTGGAGAAACTATTACAGGTGTAGTAGAAGCACATTTCAACGTACAAAAGACCATAAAAG GGGTAAAAATTCGTCTGAAGTGTGTGGAGTCAACGTCGTGGGAGGAATCAAGTAGTACTTACAATTCTACTACAAAAACTGATGAAACTACCACTACCAACTACAGTGGCCATAATGAATTATTGCGAAATGAAATATGGCTGTATAGAGACAGTCATATTGGACCAGGTTCGTTTAAATGGCCTTTCAGCTTCAACTTACCACAAAACCTACCGTCCAGTTATAAAGGAATTTATGGCAAAATAGAGTACTTGTTGAAGGCAACAGTGGACAGAAACTATAGATTTCTGTATGAGTCTAAAGCAAATATAGTGGTGTTTTCCCCAGTGTATTTACACGCCCTGTCACCATATTTTGAT GAACCACATCAGACTGCTGCGGAGAAGACTCTAGGCTTTTTCTGTTGCAAAAAAGGTATTGTAAAGTTCGAAATGCACCTGCCAAAACGTGGATTTGTGGTCGGTGAAAATATCTGTATCAGAGTTGTGGTCACAAATCTCTCCAaagttaacataaaaaatttaaaattcaaactcGTCCAAACTAATAAATCAAAGGCAACCCATCCAAGGACTGAATATAAATGCAACAGGGTGACTCTGGCCAAACACACGGATAAAGGTATTGGAGCACATGGAGAACACGATTTTATTGTTCAACTATTGGTTCCCACCGACAAGATAATACCAAACTTTTTATACGCCGGCCTCTTTGAATCGTCTTACACTATTGAG GGCTCATGTGTCTTCGACGGTTTTCATACGAACCTAAAATTGGAAATAGTTCCTTTTATAGGACATCAAAAATACCCACAAGAGAATGCATCTCAGTCCTACATCCCTCCGTGCCATTTACAACAAACAAACACCAATCAAACTTGGATTACTAAGACGGAAACGGTGGGAGACCTACCACCGCCCTATGAACCGGACCCCTTTACTCAAAGCTCGAATAAAATAGGTTTTCATGAAGGTGTTACAGTACCATCAGCCCCTTACGAGTCAGATATGCCATCG GTTCATCTCTCTATCAAGTATTAA